A stretch of Lactuca sativa cultivar Salinas chromosome 6, Lsat_Salinas_v11, whole genome shotgun sequence DNA encodes these proteins:
- the LOC111906088 gene encoding RNA polymerase sigma factor sigC, giving the protein MGVGFRINLKWVLSVQPRLSSNSPSLSSTYASFKSKDIHYDLARASLSMESETSYSDPLSGRTCSSTSRILDIDYSETRNNVKNLLREDKLTFLTSLQANKISQYRLLLENLVALEDTFADSDVVTLEQDILFQLEKLGALKFLHTSFSQIPKHPFPTNSITEKTVKPVVPSTRKIKRKSQRERTSTKANDVCMVEFHSQPITRKNSRRVNFSSKRSSNSKIGKLKFTRNEAELSQGVKMVAELERIRMILEEEVGPRVSFSSWAEAAGVDKKELLENLQFGWCCRDELLRSTRSLVIYLSKNYNGQGIAFKDLIQAGNVGVLQGAERFDRSRGYKFSTYVQYWIKKSLLMLLSRHAREIRIPFTMSKAISRIQKARKALDNGDGRCPNACEIAKFTGLSLAKIESANKCLRVVGSINQPFGQGIDAKFWECTPDLTTMTPEENLMKNYMINEIYSRMKDLDSRERKVLALRFGLKGYQRKTLEEIGRLYGVSKEWIRRIERRALTKLKVDDEETLQSFRHYLYM; this is encoded by the exons ATGGGTGTGGGTTTCAGGATCAACTTGAAATGGGTTCTTTCTGTTCAACCTCGTCTCTCTTCCAACTCGCCATCTTTGTCATCCACATATGCATCCT TTAAAAGCAAAGACATCCATTATGATTTAGCGAGGGCATCTCTATCAATGGAAAGTGAGACTTCTTACAGTGATCCTCTTAGTGGAAGAACATGTTCATCTACTTCCCGAATCTTGGACATTGATTACTCAGAAACTCGCAAT AATGTTAAAAATTTGTTACGAGAGGATAAATTAACATTCCTTACAAGCTTACAAGCAAACAAGATATCACAATATAGATTACTCTTGGAAAATCTTGTTGCATTGGAGGATACATTTGCTGATTCAGATGTGGTAACACTAGAACAAGACATATTGTTTCAATTAGAAAAGCTTGGCGCTTTAAAGTTTTTGCATACTTCTTTCTCTCAAATACCCAAACACCCATTTCCAACTAACTCTATAACCGAAAAAACTGTCAAGCCCGTTGTCCCATCTACAAGAAAGATAAAAAGAAAGTCACAAAGAGAAAGAACATCAACAAAAGCCAATGATGTTTGTATGGTGGAATTTCACTCACAACCCATCACCCGTAAAAATTCAAGACGTGTCAACTTTTCTTCAAAAAGATCATCAAATTCTAAAATTGGAAAACTCAAATTCACTAGAAACGAGGCAGAGCTATCGCAAGGTGTTAAG ATGGTTGCTGAATTGGAGAGGATTAGAATGATTTTAGAAGAAGAAGTGGGGCCCAGGGTTAGTTTTAGTAGTTGGGCAGAAGCTGCAGGAGTTGACAAGAAAGAGTTGCTTGAAAACTTGCAATTCGGGTGGTGTTGTAGGGATGAGCTTTTGAGAAGTACACGATCTTTGGTTATCTATCTTTCAAAGAATTACAATGGTCAAGGAATAGCCTTCAAAGATTTAATCCAG GCAGGAAATGTTGGTGTTCTTCAAGGTGCAGAACGGTTTGACCGAAGTAGAGGATACAAATTCTCAACTTATGTTCAGTATTGGATAAAAAAATCATTGCTAATGTTGCTATCACGTCATGCTAGAGAGATACGAATTCCT TTCACAATGAGCAAGGCTATAAGTCGGATACAAAAAGCTCGAAAAGCACTCGATAATGGTGATGGAAGATGCCCAAATGCTTGTGAGATTGCCAAATTCACAGGTCTTTCATTGGCTAAGATTGAATCTGCTAACAAATGCCTTAGAGTTGTTGGCTCCATCAATCAACCATTTGGACAGGGTATTGATGCAAAGTTTTGG GAATGTACACCTGATTTGACGACAATGACTCCTGAAGAAAACTTAATGAAGAATTATATGATTAATGAAATATATAGTCGGATGAAAGATTTGGACAGTAGGGAGAGGAAAGTGTTGGCTTTAAGATTTGGGCTTAAAGGGTATCAAAGGAAGACACTTGAAGAAATTGGAAGGTTGTATGGTGTAAGCAAAGAATGGATTCGAAGAATAGAAAGAAGAGCTTTAACAAAACTAAAAGTTGACGATGAAGAAACTTTACAAAGTTTTAGACATTATCTGTACATGTAA